The sequence below is a genomic window from Microbacterium sp. cx-55.
CCCTCGGCGCCGGCATCTACACACTCGTCGGCACGATGGCGGCGGATGTCGGCGGTGTGATCTGGCTGCCCCTCCTGATCGCCCTCGTAGTGGCGCTGCTGACGGCCGGTACGTACGCCGAACTCATCACCAAGTACCCGCACGCGGGTGGCGCCGCCCGCTACGTGGACCGGGCGTTCCACATCCCCTACCTGTCGTTCCTCGTCGGATTCCTGATGATGGCGTCGGGCATCACGACGGCCGCGGCCCTCGCGAACGCGTTCGCGGGCGACTACCTCGCCGCGCTCATCGACGTGCCGGCCGCCCCCGCCGCGGCCGTCTTCATCGTCCTGCTGACGCTCATCAACCTCCGGGGGGTCAAGGAATCGCTCAGCGCCAACTTCGTCGCCGCCATCATCGAGGTGTCCGGTCTCGTGATCGTCATCGTCGTCGCGGCGATCGCCTTCGGCGCCGGAAACGGCGACCCCGGCCGCATCTTCGAGTTCGCCCCGGACGTGCCGCCGCTGCAGGGCGCGTTCGCCGCATCCGTCATCGCGTTCTTCTCGTTCCTCGGGTTCGAGGCCGCCGCGAACATGGCCGAAGAGGTCAAGAACCCCTCCAAGAACTACCCGCGCGCGCTCTTCGGCGCGATCATCACGGCGGCCGTCGTGTACCTGCTGATCGCCATCGGCGCCGTCATCGTGCTGCCGCCCGCAGAGCTCGCCGAATCGAGCGGCCCGCTGCTCGACGTCGTCGCGGCGAGCGGAGTCGGGGTGCCCGCGTGGCTCTTCGGCATCATCGCGCTGATCGCGATCGCGAACGGTGCCCTGCTCTTCATGGTGATGGCCAGCCGCGTCGGCTACGGCCTGGCGCGTTCGGGACTCCTCCCCCGCGCATTCGGACGCGTCCTGCCGAAGCGTCAGACCCCGTGGGTCTCGATCGTCGTCGTCGCGGGGGCCACGATCGCCCTGTCGTTCCTCGGCGACGTGTCATCGCTCGCCGAGACGACCGTGCTGCTCCTCCTCCTGGTCTTCCTCGCGGCGAACGTGAGCGTGCTCGTGCTGAAGAAGGACAAGGTCGAGCACTCGCACTTCTCCGTGCCGCGCGTCGTACCGATCCTGGCGATCATCGCGAGCATTGTGCTGCTCGCCCAGCAGTCCGGTGCCGTGTGGCTCGGTTCGCTCGTCTACATCGCCATCGGTTCGGTGCTGTTCGTCATCGCGCGACTGAAGCGCAACAGCGAGGTGCGCTCCGAGACCGCCGAGCTGCAGACCATTCGCGACGCCGGCGATGCGCCGGGAACAAACACCGACGCGTAGCTCGGGTGGTGTCTGCGGGGCGGATGCGGTCCGCCGCCCCGCAGGGCCGATCGCCGGCGCCTTCCGCGGGGCCGCGCCCCCGGCGTTAGCCTGGGTACGGTCGCCATCCGCATCGGCCGACGAAAGGCCCCCTGTGAACCTCACACTGCTCGAGCGCTTCGTCGCCGTCGCCGAAGAACTCCATTTCCCGCGCGCTGCGGGCACCCTCGGCATCCCGCTCGCCTCGCTCTACTCGTCGATCGACAAG
It includes:
- a CDS encoding APC family permease; translation: MATDISASEAKSGGGLKRAVGGWLLFAFIVGDTLGAGIYTLVGTMAADVGGVIWLPLLIALVVALLTAGTYAELITKYPHAGGAARYVDRAFHIPYLSFLVGFLMMASGITTAAALANAFAGDYLAALIDVPAAPAAAVFIVLLTLINLRGVKESLSANFVAAIIEVSGLVIVIVVAAIAFGAGNGDPGRIFEFAPDVPPLQGAFAASVIAFFSFLGFEAAANMAEEVKNPSKNYPRALFGAIITAAVVYLLIAIGAVIVLPPAELAESSGPLLDVVAASGVGVPAWLFGIIALIAIANGALLFMVMASRVGYGLARSGLLPRAFGRVLPKRQTPWVSIVVVAGATIALSFLGDVSSLAETTVLLLLLVFLAANVSVLVLKKDKVEHSHFSVPRVVPILAIIASIVLLAQQSGAVWLGSLVYIAIGSVLFVIARLKRNSEVRSETAELQTIRDAGDAPGTNTDA